Genomic window (Coriobacteriia bacterium):
TCTCGGCGACATCGATACGCATCTGCGGGTAGTCGCGCCACATGCGCTTGACGAGGGATCCGCCGCCGAGCCCCACGATGAGCACGCGCTTGGCGTCCGGCTTGGCCGCGAGGGCGAGGTGTAGGTACTGCGGGTAGTGAAAGCTCGTCTCGTACGGATCGTCGAGGTACATCGCGCTCTGGTGGCTGCGGTCGAACCTCAGGTGGCGTTCGGCGTTGTCCTCGGTGACCACGAGGCGGTGGTACGCCGTGTCCTTGCGGTAGATGACCTCCTCGCCAGCCTTCGTCCCCGGCACGGCGGCCGCGGGGCCGATGAGCGAGACCGCGCCCGCAACGACGCCTGCGACGATCGTGGCGATGGCCAGCACGGCGAGCCGAGCCGAGGGTGCCGGGGCCCCGCTGGGCACGTCATCGCCGTAGCGGCGTGGGAGCAGCAGAGCGAACCCTGCGGCCGCGAACAACACGAAGCCGATTCCGACGGCGAGCCCGTCAAGCGACAAGAGCGGAATGAGCCAGAACGCCGTAGCGATGGTGCCCACGATGCTGCCTGCCGTCGAGATGGCGTAGAGCTGCCCGGCGGAGCGCCCGATGTGGTCGACCCGGTCACCGGCCGCGAGCCGCACCCCGAGCGGTGACACCATGGCCAGGAGCAGTGCGGGCGCGAAGAACACGATCGCTGAGGCCACGAGCGAGCCCGTTCGTGCGCCGAGCCCCGCGACGAGCGGCAGCACGAGATCGGTGAGGCGCGGCACGAGGACGGTGAAGAGCCCCGCGCCTGCGATGACGGGCGCGAGGGTGCGCGTGGACCCGAAGCGGTCGGCGATCTGCCCGCCCGCCCAGTAGCCCAGTGACAGCGCCACCATGACGATGGAGATCACCGCGCCCCAGACGAACACAGAACTCCCGAGTGTTGGCGCCAACAGACGCGCCGCGATGAACTCAAGCGCCATCAGGGACGCTCCGCATGCGAATACGATGACCTCGAGCACGGATTCCTCCCTCGTGCGCCGCCGCGTGTGGGCGCACGCCCATGGTACCCGTCTCGGGCGTGTCGCGGGCCCCGCTACGCGCAGAACACCCGCACGTTGTCGCCCTCGCTCGCATTCACGTTGATCTCCATCTCTCGCAGGCTCTCGATGAGATCGTCGATATCCTCAGGCTTCAGGTTGTTGAAGTCGATCGACATGCCGGCTTCGCCCATGGACTCGTTGATCTGGTCCATGGCCTGCGGCGGGATGAGTGACGTCAGCTTCAGCCCCGTGCGAAGTACGGCGAGGGGGATCTTCACGTCGACCGTATCCTTGCCACCGCTTACTTTCACGTACATGAAGCGGGGGACCGTTCCCTCAGGGGCGGGGCCGGTCGGCCAGTCGGCCGAAACCGATGGGGCTACGGCGGCGGGCGCTTCGTCG
Coding sequences:
- a CDS encoding fused MFS/spermidine synthase, coding for MLEVIVFACGASLMALEFIAARLLAPTLGSSVFVWGAVISIVMVALSLGYWAGGQIADRFGSTRTLAPVIAGAGLFTVLVPRLTDLVLPLVAGLGARTGSLVASAIVFFAPALLLAMVSPLGVRLAAGDRVDHIGRSAGQLYAISTAGSIVGTIATAFWLIPLLSLDGLAVGIGFVLFAAAGFALLLPRRYGDDVPSGAPAPSARLAVLAIATIVAGVVAGAVSLIGPAAAVPGTKAGEEVIYRKDTAYHRLVVTEDNAERHLRFDRSHQSAMYLDDPYETSFHYPQYLHLALAAKPDAKRVLIVGLGGGSLVKRMWRDYPQMRIDVAEIDPIVVDVAYRYFELPRDERITVTAEDGRRFLAATDTRYDIIVMDAYYADALPSHLATEEFFREVAAHLTPDGVVAYNVIGAVDGERSKLFRSMYRTVGLVWPHRWVFPIGIGEDYATETNRNIIVLATNGLGDRDELLARIADRVGGTVTVNDYDRFGEDLYEGRIETDDVPVLTDAHAPTDSLIEVN